A DNA window from Setaria viridis chromosome 2, Setaria_viridis_v4.0, whole genome shotgun sequence contains the following coding sequences:
- the LOC140221950 gene encoding GDSL esterase/lipase At4g10955-like — translation MGSDSDKECFDKSGPKHISEIDWGNEGHRRCITACLCESHLHSGERSNQGEAGHTRGARAGVVEELPPAPDTCIRFRKACEHVAELLLEATGISGSGGVVWLAGHSLGASVALDVGRDLVIRRAPLNLPTFLFNPPHVSLAPVATALAAHVGGGQA, via the exons ATGGGTTCAGATTCAGACAAGGAATGCTTCGACAAGTCCGGACCCAAGCATATTTCTGAGATTGACTG GGGCAACGAGGGCCACCGTCGGTGCATCACCGCCTGCCTTTGTGAGAGCCACTTACATTCTGGAGAGCGATCGAACCAAGGGGAGGCAGGACACACCCggggcgcgcgcgccggcgtggTGGAGGAGCTTCCACCTGCGCCT GACACATGCATTCGCTTCCGCAAGGCATGCGAGCATGTCGCGGAGCTCCTCCTGGAGGCCACCGGCATcagcggaagcggcggcgtcGTGTGGCTTGCGGGGCACTCGCTTGGCGCGTCGGTGGCGCTGGACGTGGGGCGCGACCTGGTGATCCGTAGGGCGCCGCTCAACCTCCCGACCTTCCTCTTCAACCCGCCGCACGTATCGCTGGCGCCTGTCGCCACCGCGCTAGCTGCACATGTCGGAGGTGGCCAAGCTTGA
- the LOC117844409 gene encoding GDSL esterase/lipase At4g10955, whose protein sequence is MERDESGLHSGKPLAPAWWESFGFRRLQTLRYECECVFCKTKTKLFTLGAHRPCSIYGAILEHVGARRHPSAPRYVVAFRGTMPGHPSYLGDMHLNLRILVNKQHACGRFRHARVHVAKLLDSIAPDGRATGSAAVWLAGHSLGASIALDVGRDVVARMKGWNLPAFLFNPPQVSLAPSMLPQAMRRVAKRVIYPTSYAVKAALGTTVLRPHERDMETLFETLAPWVPELYVHERDIICQGFIDYFEQRHKMLNRLRPVAEVAMKLSLRDMLISIHSTDPESGEDQRVRPHLLPSARLWKNASYHDAHGLEQWWRADSELRLSSRRYSDHGAEAELFYG, encoded by the coding sequence ATGGAGAGGGACGAATCCGGGCTGCACTCAGGCAAGCCGCTCGCGCCGGCGTGGTGGGAGAGCTTCGGCTTCCGCCGGCTCCAAACGCTCAGGTACGAGTGCGAGTGCGTGTTCTGCAAGACCAAGACCAAGCTGTTCACCTTGGGAGCCCACCGGCCGTGCTCTATCTACGGAGCCATCCTGGAGCACGTcggcgcgcgccgccacccGTCGGCGCCGCGCTACGTCGTCGCGTTCCGGGGCACCATGCCCGGTCACCCCTCGTACCTCGGCGACATGCACCTCAACCTCCGGATTCTCGTCAACAAGCAGCACGCCTGCGGACGCTTCCGCCATGCCCGTGTCCATGTCGCAAAACTCCTCGACTCCATCGCCCCCGACGGCCGCGCCACCGGTAGCGCCGCCGTCTGGCTCGCGGGCCACTCGCTCGGCGCGTCGATAGCGCTGGACGTGGGGCGAGACGTGGTGGCCAGGATGAAGGGGTGGAACCTCCCGGCGTTCCTCTTCAACCCTCCGCAGGTGTCGCTGGCGCCCAGCATGCTGCCCCAGGCCATGAGGAGGGTGGCGAAGAGGGTCATCTACCCGACGAGCTACGCGGTGAAGGCGGCGCTGGGGACGACGGTCCTCAGGCCCCACGAGAGGGACATGGAGACGCTGTTCGAGACGCTGGCGCCATGGGTTCCCGAGCTGTACGTGCACGAGAGGGACATCATCTGCCAGGGATTCATCGACTACTTCGAGCAGCGGCACAAGATGCTGAACCGGCTCCGGCCCGTCGCCGAGGTAGCCATGAAGCTGTCCCTCCGTGACATGCTCATAAGCATCCACAGCACCGACCCGGAGAGCGGTGAGGACCAGCGGGTGCGGCCGCACCTCTTGCCGTCGGCGAGGCTATGGAAGAATGCGAGCTACCACGACGCACACGGGCTTGAGCAGTGGTGGAGGGCTGACAGCGAGCTGAGGCTGAGCTCCAGGCGGTACAGCGATCATGGAGCTGAGGCTGAGCTTTTCTATGGTTAA
- the LOC117846217 gene encoding GDSL esterase/lipase At4g10955, with product MGLSDDKNKFDVYGPKHMMAQTGIIEFDWDDKDHCRCIIACLVKGTYVLECDRTKKVEDKPDALAPAWWESFHFQRHNVLEFNCECAFCTNSRRIFEGRGYVYGAVFEYAPPEGARRHPSAPSYVVAFRGTMPRDPTICPDMRQNLCILLNKQHVCHRFRHAREKVGQLLSSISIPNNGGSSVVWLAGHSLGASIALDVGRHMMTNRDLNLPAFLFNPPHVSLAPAIGEAAKKDVYTVGYLGRYALGKVLTPQKDRMDELFQKLKPWKPNLYAHERDIICKGFIDYFELREVMMKDRLPGVAKSAATLSFRDMGHSLFGKHKERPHLLPSAVLWKNQSKDGNAHELRQWWQSPEGPKRLVLIHNLYTWP from the exons ATGGGCCTTTCTGATGACAAAAACAAGTTCGACGTCTATGGACCAAAGCATATGATGGCCCAAACTGGCATTATTGAGTTTGACTG GGACGACAAGGACCACTGCCGGTGCATTATCGCCTGTCTTGTTAAAGGCACTTACGTTCTGGAGTGCGATCGAACCAAGAAGGTGGAGGACAAACCCGATGCGCTCGCGCCGGCGTGGTGGGAGAGCTTCCATTTCCAGCGCCATAACGTGCTTGAGTTCAACTGCGAATGCGCCTTCTGCACGAACAGCCGGCGGATCTTCGAAGGCAGAGGATACGTCTATGGAGCCGTCTTCGAGTACGCGCCGCCGGAGGGGGCGCGCCGCCACCCGTCGGCTCCAAGCTACGTCGTCGCCTTCCGCGGCACCATGCCACGGGACCCCACGATTTGCCCCGACATGCGTCAGAACCTCTGCATCCTGCTCAACAAGCAGCACGTGTGCCACCGCTTCCGCCACGCACGCGAAAAGGTAGGGCAGCTCCTAagctccatctccatccccaaTAATGGCGGCAGCTCCGTGGTCTGGCTCGCGGGGCACTCGCTCGGTGCGTCGATAGCGTTGGACGTGGGGCGTCACATGATGACCAATAGGGACCTCAACCTCCCGGCCTTCCTCTTCAACCCGCCGCATGTATCGCTGGCTCCGGCGATCGGAGAGGCGGCGAAGAAGGACGTGTACACCGTGGGCTATTTGGGCAGGTACGCACTAGGGAAAGTCCTGACGCCCCAGAAGGATCGCATGGACGAACTCTTCCAGAAGCTGAAGCCATGGAAGCCGAACCTGTACGCGCATGAGAGAGACATCATCTGCAAGGGCTTCATCGACTACTTCGAGCTGCGGGAGGTGATGATGAAGGATCGGCTCCCCGGCGTGGCCAAGTCGGCCGCGACACTGTCGTTCCGCGACATGGGCCACTCACTGTTCGGCAAGCACAAGGAGCGGCCGCACCTCCTACCATCCGCAGTGCTGTGGAAGAACCAGAGCAAAGACGGCAACGCGCACGAGCTCCGGCAGTGGTGGCAGTCGCCGGAAGGCCCGAAGAGACTGGTGTTGATACACAATCTATACACGTGGCCTTGA
- the LOC117845552 gene encoding GDSL esterase/lipase At4g10955 translates to MPSSKGLFDITGPTHMMAKTGDGTSPTKTIEIDWDNEEHRRCITACLVKGTYVLESDRTNGRQEPANALAPAWWESFHFGRLPFRVLECECECALCKIGRHIVAGRSQGFIYGAIFEYVPPDGSRRHPSAPSYIVAFRGTMRRDATTLGDMRLDLRILLNAHHSCGRFSHAREEVRNFLDSVREATPPGAGSPAVWLAGHSLGASIALDVGRDIMANNRKLNLPTFLFNPPQVSPAAVINDNLPMAGVAKRGLHTSSYILKHGLGKVLKPHKKNMEEQFEQLSPWVPNLYVHQRDLICKGFIDYFEQRERVRERFPRVAASGTTLSYRDMCRSVLFGTQNERPHLLPSAMLWKNQSEGSDPHELRQRPARAPAVVAAPTRPGASVDPQVIQMACFNVDAWPYYMLFS, encoded by the exons ATGCCTTCAAGCAAGGGATTATTCGACATCACAGGGCCGACACATATGATGGCAAAAACTGGCGACGGCACTTCTCCGACCAAGACAATTGAGATAGACTG GGACAACGAGGAGCATCGCCGGTGCATCACCGCCTGTCTTGTTAAGGGCACCTACGTCCTGGAGAGCGATCGAACCAACGGGAGGCAGGAACCTGCCAATGCGCTCGCGCCGGCGTGGTGGGAGAGCTTCCACTTCGGCCGGCTTCCCTTTCGCGTGCTTGAGTGTGAGTGCGAATGCGCCTTGTGCAAGATTGGCCGGCACATCGTTGCAGGCAGAAGCCAGGGCTTCATCTACGGGGCCATCTTCGAGTACGTGCCACCGGACGGCTCGCGCCGCCACCCGTCGGCTCCAAGCTACATCGTTGCCTTCCGGGGCACTATGCGGCGGGATGCCACAACTCTGGGCGATATGCGCCTCGACCTCAGAATCCTGCTCAACGCACACCACAGCTGCGGCCGCTTCAGCCATGCGCGCGAAGAGGTCAGGAATTTCCTGGACTCCGTCCGGGAGGCGACGCCACCGGGAGCCGGCAGCCCCGCGGTGTGGCTCGCGGGGCATTCGCTTGGCGCGTCCATAGCGCTGGACGTGGGGCGTGATATTATGGCCAATAATAGGAAGCTGAACCTCCCGACCTTCCTATTCAACCCGCCGCAGGTGTCGCCGGCCGCGGTGATCAATGACAACCTGCCCATGGCAGGGGTGGCGAAGAGGGGTCTGCACACCTCTAGCTACATCCTGAAGCACGGGCTGGGGAAAGTTCTCAAGCCCCACAAGAAAAACATGGAGGAGCAGTTCGAGCAGCTGTCGCCGTGGGTGCCGAACCTGTACGTGCACCAGCGGGACCTCATCTGCAAGGGCTTCATCGACTACTTCGAGCAGCGGGAGCGGGTGCGGGAGCGGTTCCCCCGGGTGGCCGCGTCGGGCACCACGCTGTCGTACCGGGACATGTGCCGCTCCGTGTTGTTCGGCACGCAGAACGAGCGGCCGCACCTCCTGCCATCCGCGATGCTGTGGAAGAACCAGAGCGAAGGCAGCGACCCGCACGAGCTCCGGCAGCGACCCGCACGAGCTCCGGCAGTGGTGGCAGCCCCAACAAGGCCCGGAGCTAGTGTTGACCCACAAGTTATACAAATGGCCTGCTTCAATGTAGATGCATGGCCTTATTATATGCTGTTCTCTTGA